In Streptomyces canus, one DNA window encodes the following:
- a CDS encoding SanA/YdcF family protein has product MRLPRVRRPRLPRTRAGRRRLVQAVMAGCVLALLPSTWMYVVTGDRLRTTADVPRTEVAVVFGAGLWDGEPSPYLAHRLDAAAKLYRENRIEVVLVTGDNSREDYDEPDAMRAYLTRHGVPDTRIVSDYAGFDTWDSCVRARKIFGVHNAVLISQGFHIRRAVALCQAAGVSSYGIGVDAQHDATWYYGGTRELFAAGKAAVDVVLRPDPRFLGPKEPGVTDALASARH; this is encoded by the coding sequence ATGCGACTGCCGAGGGTGCGCAGACCACGCCTGCCACGCACGCGTGCCGGGCGGCGCAGGCTCGTGCAGGCCGTGATGGCGGGGTGTGTGCTCGCGCTGCTGCCGTCGACGTGGATGTACGTCGTGACGGGCGACCGGCTGCGGACGACGGCCGACGTGCCGCGCACCGAGGTGGCCGTCGTCTTCGGCGCCGGGCTGTGGGACGGCGAGCCGTCGCCGTATCTCGCGCACCGGCTCGACGCGGCGGCGAAGCTGTACCGGGAGAACCGGATCGAGGTCGTCCTCGTCACCGGCGACAACAGCCGCGAGGACTACGACGAGCCCGACGCCATGCGCGCGTACCTGACCCGGCACGGCGTTCCGGACACGCGGATCGTCAGCGACTACGCCGGCTTCGACACCTGGGACTCCTGCGTCCGCGCCAGGAAGATCTTCGGCGTCCACAACGCGGTGCTGATCAGCCAGGGCTTCCACATCCGGCGCGCGGTCGCGCTCTGCCAGGCGGCGGGTGTCTCGTCGTACGGCATCGGTGTCGACGCCCAGCACGACGCCACCTGGTACTACGGCGGCACCCGGGAGCTCTTCGCGGCGGGCAAGGCGGCTGTGGACGTGGTGCTCCGGCCGGATCCGCGGTTCCTGGGGCCGAAGGAGCCGGGAGTGACGGACGCGCTGGCCTCGGCCCGCCACTGA
- a CDS encoding sirohydrochlorin chelatase: MNRISSQPGLVSLDDRRRPEPPALVLVAHGSRDPRTLNTVHRLLDQVREQRPGLPVHLGHIELNEPLLPDTLASLGTAEAVLVPLLLSRGYHVKRDIPEMAAASAARTRVAAPLGPHPLLVETLHARLIEAGWSADEETRRTGAVVLAAAGSRDPDSAVDTRRTAHLLSDRLGVPVVPAYASAATPTVETAVRALTARGRHRVAVASYFTAPGLFATQCAEKAPWMASAPLGTHPAMADLILHRYDQVAGRRGETSHELPALAV, from the coding sequence ATGAACCGGATCAGCAGCCAGCCCGGCCTCGTCTCCCTCGACGACAGGCGCCGCCCCGAGCCGCCCGCGCTCGTCCTGGTGGCCCACGGCAGCCGCGACCCGCGCACGCTGAACACGGTCCACAGGCTCCTGGACCAGGTCCGCGAGCAGCGCCCCGGCCTGCCGGTGCACCTGGGCCACATCGAGCTGAACGAACCCCTGCTGCCGGACACGCTGGCGTCCCTGGGTACGGCGGAGGCCGTCCTGGTCCCGCTGTTGCTCAGCCGCGGCTACCACGTGAAGCGGGACATCCCGGAGATGGCGGCGGCCTCCGCGGCACGCACACGCGTGGCCGCCCCGCTGGGCCCGCACCCGCTGCTCGTGGAGACCCTGCACGCTCGCCTGATCGAGGCGGGCTGGAGCGCGGACGAGGAGACCCGCCGTACCGGCGCGGTGGTCCTCGCGGCGGCGGGCTCCCGCGACCCCGACTCGGCCGTGGACACCCGCCGCACGGCTCACCTCCTGTCGGACCGCCTGGGCGTCCCGGTGGTCCCGGCCTACGCCTCCGCGGCAACTCCCACGGTCGAAACGGCGGTCCGGGCACTGACGGCACGGGGCCGCCACAGGGTGGCGGTGGCGTCGTACTTCACGGCCCCGGGCCTGTTCGCCACGCAATGCGCAGAGAAGGCTCCGTGGATGGCGTCGGCCCCCTTGGGCACGCACCCGGCGATGGCCGACCTGATCCTGCACCGCTACGACCAGGTCGCCGGCCGAAGGGGCGAGACCAGCCACGAACTGCCCGCACTCGCCGTATAA
- a CDS encoding deoxyguanosinetriphosphate triphosphohydrolase, giving the protein MPYDLQSTERWASEPDKRPGRTAFQRDRARILHSAALRRLAGKTQVVTPGTRSHAWDASPRTRLTHSLECAQVGRELGAALGCDPDLVEAACLAHDLGHPPFGHNGEQALNEFADDCGGFEGNAQSLRLLTRIEPKRFTDEGSVGLNLTRATLDAATKYPWPRGAHSSRKFGVYEDDRPVFDWIRKDAPGSRTTFEAQVMDWADDVAYSVHDVEDGLHAGHIDPNYLHAEPERRAVFEVALGRYVPADTDPAELAEALDRLQDQPWWPHGYDGSAVAQARLKDATSQLIGRFCLSAEAATRERYGTGRLTRYDAELVVPHEARLECAVLKAVADRYVMQRAEQERLRADQRIVVAELAEVLTVRAPDGLEPQFRALFDDAPDDRARKRVIVDQIASLTDASARSLHARLTGHL; this is encoded by the coding sequence ATGCCGTACGACCTGCAGTCAACCGAACGTTGGGCCTCAGAACCCGACAAGCGCCCCGGCCGCACCGCCTTCCAGCGCGACCGCGCCCGCATCCTCCACTCCGCCGCGCTCAGAAGGCTCGCCGGCAAGACACAGGTCGTCACACCAGGAACCCGCAGCCACGCCTGGGACGCCAGCCCCCGCACCCGGCTCACCCACTCCCTGGAATGCGCCCAGGTCGGCCGTGAGCTCGGTGCGGCCCTCGGCTGTGACCCGGACCTGGTCGAGGCCGCCTGTCTGGCCCACGACCTCGGCCACCCCCCGTTCGGCCACAACGGCGAACAGGCGCTGAACGAGTTCGCCGACGACTGCGGCGGCTTCGAGGGCAACGCCCAGTCCCTCAGGCTCCTGACCCGCATCGAACCCAAACGCTTCACCGACGAGGGTTCGGTGGGACTGAACCTCACCCGAGCCACCCTCGACGCCGCCACCAAGTACCCCTGGCCCCGCGGAGCGCACTCCTCCCGGAAGTTCGGCGTCTACGAGGACGACCGGCCCGTCTTCGACTGGATCCGCAAGGACGCCCCGGGCTCCCGCACCACCTTCGAGGCCCAGGTGATGGACTGGGCCGACGACGTCGCCTACTCGGTCCACGACGTCGAGGACGGTCTGCACGCGGGCCACATCGACCCCAACTACCTGCACGCCGAACCGGAACGCCGGGCCGTCTTCGAGGTGGCCCTCGGCCGGTACGTCCCCGCGGACACCGACCCGGCGGAGCTCGCGGAAGCCCTCGACCGCCTCCAGGACCAGCCCTGGTGGCCGCACGGCTACGACGGTTCGGCCGTCGCGCAGGCCCGCCTCAAGGACGCCACCAGCCAGCTCATCGGCCGCTTCTGCCTGTCCGCAGAGGCCGCGACACGCGAGCGGTACGGCACCGGGAGACTCACGAGATACGACGCCGAACTCGTCGTACCGCACGAGGCCCGCCTGGAGTGCGCGGTCCTCAAGGCCGTCGCCGACCGGTACGTCATGCAGCGCGCCGAGCAGGAGCGGCTGCGGGCCGACCAGCGGATCGTCGTCGCCGAACTGGCCGAGGTGCTCACCGTCCGCGCCCCGGACGGCCTCGAGCCCCAGTTCCGCGCGCTGTTCGACGACGCGCCCGACGACCGTGCGCGCAAGCGGGTGATCGTCGACCAGATCGCGTCCCTCACCGACGCGTCCGCCCGTTCGCTTCACGCCCGTCTCACGGGACACCTGTGA
- a CDS encoding NAD(P)/FAD-dependent oxidoreductase — protein sequence MVDADQTFVIVGGGLAGAKAAETLRTEGFTGRVILICDERDHPYERPPLSKGYLLGKEERDSVFVHEPAWYARNDIELHLGETVDAIDRTAKTVRFGEDGTVVRYDKLLLATGAEPRRLDIPGTDLAGVHHLRRLAHAERLKGVLAALGRDNGHLVIAGAGWIGLEVAAAAREYGAEVTVVEHHPTPLHGALGPELGNLFAELHRERGVRFHFGARLTEIVGQDGMVLAARTDDGEEHPAHDVLAAVGAAPRVALAEAAGLELADRAHGGGVAVDEQLRTSDPDIYAAGDVASFHHALFGDRLRVEHWANALNGGPAAARAMLGRQVTYDRVPYFFSDQYDLGMEYSGWAPPGSYDEVVIRGDAGKREFIAFWVKQGRVLAGMNVNVWDVTEPIQGLIRSRAQVDTEALADPHVPLVSLVP from the coding sequence GTGGTCGACGCGGATCAGACATTTGTCATCGTCGGAGGAGGTCTCGCCGGCGCGAAGGCGGCCGAGACGCTCCGCACGGAGGGCTTCACCGGCCGCGTGATACTGATCTGCGACGAACGCGACCACCCCTACGAGCGCCCGCCGCTCTCCAAGGGCTACCTCCTCGGCAAGGAGGAGCGCGACAGCGTCTTCGTCCACGAACCCGCCTGGTATGCGCGCAACGACATCGAGCTGCACCTCGGCGAGACCGTGGACGCCATCGACCGTACGGCGAAGACGGTCCGCTTCGGCGAGGACGGCACCGTCGTCCGCTACGACAAGCTGCTGCTGGCAACGGGCGCGGAGCCGCGCCGGCTGGACATCCCGGGGACCGACCTCGCGGGCGTCCATCATCTGCGCCGCCTCGCCCACGCCGAGCGTCTCAAGGGCGTCCTGGCCGCCCTGGGCCGGGACAACGGCCACCTCGTGATCGCCGGCGCCGGCTGGATCGGCCTGGAGGTCGCGGCGGCGGCCCGGGAGTACGGCGCCGAGGTCACCGTCGTCGAACACCATCCGACCCCGCTGCACGGCGCCCTCGGCCCCGAGCTCGGCAACCTCTTCGCCGAGCTGCACCGCGAGCGCGGTGTCCGCTTCCACTTCGGCGCGAGACTGACGGAGATCGTCGGGCAGGACGGCATGGTCCTCGCGGCCCGTACCGACGACGGCGAGGAGCATCCCGCGCACGACGTCCTCGCGGCGGTCGGCGCGGCCCCGCGCGTCGCTCTCGCGGAGGCGGCCGGGCTCGAACTGGCGGACCGGGCGCACGGCGGCGGCGTCGCCGTGGACGAGCAACTGCGCACGTCCGACCCGGACATCTACGCGGCGGGCGACGTGGCCTCCTTCCACCACGCCCTCTTCGGCGACCGGCTGCGCGTCGAGCACTGGGCCAACGCGCTCAACGGCGGCCCCGCGGCGGCGCGAGCGATGCTGGGCCGCCAGGTGACGTACGACCGGGTGCCCTACTTCTTCTCCGACCAGTACGACCTCGGAATGGAGTACAGCGGCTGGGCACCCCCCGGCTCGTACGACGAAGTGGTGATCCGGGGAGACGCCGGGAAGCGGGAGTTCATCGCCTTCTGGGTGAAGCAGGGCCGTGTGCTGGCCGGCATGAACGTCAACGTGTGGGACGTCACAGAGCCGATCCAGGGACTGATCCGATCCAGGGCTCAGGTGGACACGGAGGCGCTGGCGGACCCGCACGTTCCCCTCGTCAGCCTCGTCCCGTAG
- the dnaG gene encoding DNA primase gives MAGRINDEDVKAVRDAVPIDAVVSEYLQLRNAGGGNLKGLCPFHDEKSPSFQVSPSKGLFHCFGCQEGGDTITFVMKVDHLTFSESVERLAAQAGITLRYEEGGYNPSHQRGERIRLVEAHKIAADWYMEQLATGPEADTGRQFLAERGFDQAAAAHFSVGYSPQGWDHLTRFLRGKGFSDKELLLSGLSQEGRRGPIDRFRGRLMWPIRDIGGDVVGFGARKLYEADNGPKYLNTPDTAIYRKSQVLYGIDLAKKDIAKASRAVVVEGYTDVMACHLAGVTTAIATCGTAFGGDHIKILRRLLMDNGSARVIFTFDGDAAGQKAALRAFEDDQKFAAETYIAIAPDGMDPCELRLAKGDEAVADLAEPRTPLFEFALRQIVVRYDLDTPAGRAAALDEAAPIVARIKNSGAQHEVAVQLAGMLGILDTQFVVKRVAQLARWARDRGGKGPAPSGRGPQQPSYDGAHRPAVSGPALTLRNPVYATERELLKLALQRPELVSPAFDAYGIDEFTAPPYAAVRQAIMDAGGAEYGVQDSQDYLVRVREAAPDDAVRAMVTELAVEAIMRKTVDENYAGDQLVTVRRRAVDRRIQEIQGTLIRLGSGGDPAHLAAVQNEVWVLQQYGQALREQGAAAL, from the coding sequence GTGGCAGGACGGATCAACGACGAGGACGTGAAGGCGGTACGGGACGCGGTCCCGATCGACGCCGTGGTGTCCGAGTACCTCCAGCTGCGCAACGCGGGCGGTGGCAACCTCAAGGGCCTGTGCCCCTTCCACGACGAGAAGTCGCCGTCCTTCCAGGTCAGTCCGAGCAAGGGTCTCTTCCACTGCTTCGGCTGCCAGGAGGGCGGCGACACCATCACGTTCGTGATGAAGGTCGACCACCTCACGTTCTCCGAGTCGGTCGAGCGTCTGGCCGCCCAGGCCGGCATCACCCTGCGGTACGAGGAGGGCGGCTACAACCCCTCCCACCAGCGCGGCGAGCGCATCCGCCTGGTCGAGGCGCACAAGATCGCCGCCGACTGGTACATGGAGCAGCTGGCCACCGGTCCGGAGGCCGACACCGGCCGTCAGTTCCTCGCCGAGCGCGGCTTCGACCAGGCCGCCGCCGCGCACTTCTCCGTCGGCTACAGCCCCCAGGGCTGGGACCACCTCACCCGCTTCCTGCGCGGCAAGGGCTTCAGCGACAAGGAGCTCCTGCTCTCCGGTCTCTCCCAGGAGGGCCGCCGCGGCCCCATCGACCGCTTCCGCGGCCGGCTGATGTGGCCCATCCGCGACATCGGCGGAGACGTCGTCGGCTTCGGCGCGCGCAAGCTCTACGAGGCGGACAACGGCCCGAAGTACCTCAACACGCCCGACACGGCGATCTACAGGAAGTCCCAGGTCCTCTACGGCATCGACCTCGCGAAGAAGGACATCGCCAAGGCGTCCCGCGCGGTCGTCGTCGAGGGCTACACGGACGTCATGGCCTGTCACCTCGCCGGCGTGACGACCGCGATCGCGACCTGCGGCACGGCCTTCGGCGGCGACCACATCAAGATCCTGCGCCGACTGCTGATGGACAACGGATCGGCCCGCGTGATCTTCACCTTCGACGGCGACGCGGCCGGCCAGAAGGCGGCTCTGCGCGCCTTCGAGGACGACCAGAAGTTCGCCGCCGAGACCTACATCGCGATCGCGCCGGACGGCATGGACCCCTGCGAGCTGCGCCTCGCCAAGGGCGACGAGGCGGTCGCCGACCTGGCCGAACCCCGCACCCCGCTCTTCGAGTTCGCACTGCGCCAGATCGTCGTCCGCTACGACCTCGACACCCCCGCCGGCCGCGCCGCCGCCCTCGACGAGGCCGCCCCGATCGTCGCCCGCATCAAGAACAGCGGCGCCCAGCACGAGGTCGCCGTGCAGCTCGCCGGCATGCTCGGCATCCTCGACACCCAGTTCGTGGTCAAGCGGGTGGCCCAGCTGGCCCGATGGGCCCGCGACCGCGGCGGCAAGGGCCCGGCCCCGTCGGGACGCGGCCCGCAGCAGCCGTCGTACGACGGAGCACACCGCCCCGCCGTCTCCGGCCCCGCCCTCACCCTGCGCAACCCCGTCTACGCCACCGAGCGCGAGCTCCTCAAACTCGCCCTGCAGCGCCCCGAGCTGGTCTCCCCGGCCTTCGACGCGTACGGCATCGACGAGTTCACCGCCCCGCCCTACGCGGCCGTACGCCAGGCCATCATGGACGCGGGCGGCGCGGAGTACGGCGTCCAGGACTCCCAGGACTACCTCGTCCGGGTCCGCGAGGCCGCCCCCGACGACGCGGTCCGCGCCATGGTCACGGAGCTGGCCGTCGAGGCGATCATGCGCAAGACGGTCGACGAGAACTACGCGGGCGATCAGCTGGTCACGGTCCGCCGCCGTGCCGTCGACCGCCGCATCCAGGAGATCCAGGGCACCCTGATCCGCCTCGGCTCCGGCGGCGACCCGGCCCACCTGGCCGCCGTACAGAACGAGGTGTGGGTACTCCAGCAGTACGGCCAGGCACTGCGGGAGCAGGGCGCGGCCGCTCTCTAG
- a CDS encoding RNA polymerase sigma factor: MPESSERGRSAPSGSLTPAVPLIAYGTDSGEAADSAPEVPLPHSLAAIILEVAPVQTQTLTQTENGTDDTTEQDAEPDVLVAVPPQSRVAHHPEAEPDPPPAEALENVETEPVEPPEPPRGRVDTGGPSSDLFRQYLREIGRIPLLTAAEEVDLARRVEAGLFAEEKLSNAPDLDSQLALDLDRLVVLGRMAKRRLIEANLRLVVSVAKRYVGRGLTMLDLVQEGNLGLIRAVEKFDYARGYKFSTYATWWIRQAMSRALADQARTIRVPVHVVELINRVVRVQRRMLQERGYEPTPEEVATHLDLAPERVSEVLRLAQEPVSLHAPVGEEDDVALGDLIEDGDAASPVESAAFLLLREHLEAVLSTLGERERKVVQLRYGLADGRPRTLEEIGRIFGVTRERIRQIESKTLNKLRDHAFADQLRGYLD, from the coding sequence GTGCCTGAGTCCTCGGAGCGCGGCCGATCCGCCCCCAGCGGGTCCCTGACCCCCGCGGTTCCGCTCATCGCGTACGGGACGGACAGCGGCGAGGCCGCCGACTCCGCTCCCGAAGTACCGCTGCCGCACTCCTTGGCAGCGATCATCCTGGAGGTCGCCCCCGTGCAGACCCAGACCCTGACACAGACCGAGAACGGTACGGACGACACGACAGAGCAGGACGCCGAGCCCGACGTCCTCGTCGCGGTGCCCCCGCAGAGCCGTGTCGCGCACCACCCCGAGGCGGAGCCGGACCCCCCGCCCGCGGAAGCCCTCGAGAACGTGGAGACCGAGCCGGTCGAACCGCCCGAGCCGCCCCGCGGCCGCGTCGACACCGGCGGCCCGTCCTCGGACCTGTTCCGCCAGTACCTGCGGGAGATCGGCCGTATCCCGCTGCTCACCGCGGCCGAGGAGGTCGACCTCGCCCGCCGGGTCGAGGCCGGCCTGTTCGCCGAGGAGAAACTGAGCAACGCCCCCGACCTGGACAGCCAGTTGGCGCTCGACCTGGACCGCCTGGTCGTGCTGGGCCGCATGGCCAAGCGCCGCCTCATCGAGGCGAACCTGCGTCTCGTCGTGTCCGTCGCGAAACGGTACGTCGGCCGCGGCCTGACCATGCTCGACCTGGTCCAGGAAGGAAACCTGGGCCTGATCCGGGCGGTCGAGAAGTTCGACTACGCCCGCGGCTACAAGTTCTCCACCTATGCCACCTGGTGGATCCGCCAGGCCATGTCCCGGGCCCTCGCCGACCAGGCCCGGACGATCCGCGTCCCGGTCCACGTCGTCGAGTTGATCAACCGGGTCGTCCGCGTCCAACGCCGCATGCTCCAGGAACGCGGCTACGAACCGACCCCGGAAGAGGTCGCGACCCACCTCGACCTCGCCCCCGAGCGCGTCAGCGAGGTCCTGCGCCTGGCCCAGGAACCGGTGTCGTTGCACGCGCCGGTCGGCGAGGAGGACGACGTGGCCCTCGGCGACCTCATCGAGGACGGCGACGCCGCCTCCCCGGTCGAGTCGGCGGCGTTCCTGCTCCTCAGGGAACATCTGGAGGCGGTGCTGTCGACCCTGGGCGAACGTGAGCGCAAGGTCGTCCAACTCCGGTACGGCCTGGCCGACGGCCGCCCCCGCACGCTGGAGGAGATCGGCCGCATCTTCGGCGTCACCCGGGAACGGATACGCCAGATCGAGTCCAAGACGCTCAACAAGCTCCGCGACCATGCCTTCGCGGATCAGCTTCGGGGCTATCTGGACTGA
- a CDS encoding ABC transporter ATP-binding protein: MAGPMGRMMAGGGPENRSIDFKVSGRRLLAQFKPERLTLYAMLFCVVLSVGLNVVGPKILGQATDLVFAGIVGRQMPAGASKEQVLASMRERGDGQVADMLRSTDFTPGEGIDFTAVGHVLLFAVGVFLVAGLLMAVATRLVNRTVNRTMFRMREDVQTKLSRLPLSYFDKRQRGEVLSRATNDIDNIGQTLQQSMGQLINSLLTIIGVLAMMFWVSWLLALVALVTVPLSFVVATRVGKRSQPHFVQQWRTTGKLNAHIEEMYTGHNLVKVFGRQDESAAQFAEQNDALYEAGFKAQFNSGVMQPLMMFVSNINYVLVAVVGGLRVASGALSIGDVQAFIQYSRQFSMPLTQVASMANLVQSGVASAERVFELLDAEEQEADPVSSARPEELRGRVALEHVSFRYDPEKPLIEDLSLKVEPGHTVAIVGPTGAGKTTLVNLLMRFYDVSGGRITLDGVDIARMSRDDLRAGIGMVLQDTWLFGGTIAENIAYGASREVTPGEIEEAARAAHADRFIRTLPDGYDTVIDDEGSGVSAGEKQLITIARAFLSDPVILVLDEATSSVDTRTEVLIQKAMAKLAHGRTSFVIAHRLSTIRDADTILVMENGSIVEQGTHTDLLEADGAYARLYKAQFAQAVAEVD, from the coding sequence ATGGCCGGGCCCATGGGGCGCATGATGGCGGGCGGCGGTCCCGAGAACCGGTCGATCGACTTCAAGGTGTCCGGCAGGCGGCTGCTCGCCCAGTTCAAGCCGGAGCGGCTGACCCTCTACGCGATGCTGTTCTGCGTCGTGCTGAGCGTCGGCCTGAACGTGGTCGGGCCGAAGATCCTCGGCCAGGCCACCGACCTGGTCTTCGCGGGCATCGTCGGACGGCAGATGCCCGCCGGCGCCAGCAAGGAGCAGGTCCTCGCGTCGATGCGGGAACGCGGCGACGGTCAGGTCGCCGACATGCTCCGCAGCACCGACTTCACGCCCGGCGAGGGCATCGACTTCACCGCCGTAGGACATGTGCTGCTGTTCGCCGTCGGGGTGTTCCTCGTCGCGGGGCTGCTGATGGCGGTGGCGACCCGGCTGGTCAACCGGACCGTCAACCGCACGATGTTCCGGATGCGCGAGGACGTGCAGACGAAGCTGTCGCGGCTGCCGCTGTCGTACTTCGACAAGCGTCAGCGCGGCGAGGTGCTGTCCCGGGCCACGAACGACATCGACAACATCGGGCAGACCCTCCAGCAGTCGATGGGCCAGCTCATCAACTCGCTGCTCACCATCATCGGTGTGCTCGCGATGATGTTCTGGGTGTCCTGGCTGCTGGCCCTGGTCGCGCTGGTCACCGTGCCGCTGTCGTTCGTCGTCGCCACGCGCGTGGGCAAGCGCTCGCAGCCGCACTTCGTGCAGCAGTGGCGCACCACGGGCAAGCTCAACGCCCACATCGAGGAGATGTACACCGGGCACAACCTGGTGAAGGTGTTCGGCCGCCAGGACGAGTCGGCCGCGCAGTTCGCCGAGCAGAACGACGCGCTGTACGAGGCCGGGTTCAAGGCGCAGTTCAACAGCGGGGTCATGCAGCCGCTGATGATGTTCGTCTCGAACATCAACTACGTGCTGGTGGCGGTCGTGGGCGGGCTGCGGGTCGCGTCCGGCGCGCTGTCCATCGGCGATGTGCAGGCCTTCATCCAGTACTCCCGGCAGTTCTCGATGCCGCTCACGCAGGTCGCGTCGATGGCGAACCTCGTGCAGTCGGGTGTCGCCTCGGCCGAGCGGGTCTTCGAGCTCTTGGACGCGGAGGAGCAGGAGGCGGACCCGGTGTCGAGCGCGAGGCCCGAGGAACTGCGCGGGCGGGTCGCTCTGGAGCATGTCTCCTTCCGCTACGACCCCGAGAAGCCGCTCATCGAGGACCTCTCGCTGAAGGTCGAACCCGGACACACGGTCGCGATCGTCGGGCCGACGGGAGCCGGAAAGACCACCCTGGTCAACCTCCTCATGCGGTTCTACGACGTCTCGGGCGGCCGGATCACGCTCGACGGCGTGGACATCGCCCGCATGTCCCGGGACGACCTGCGCGCCGGGATCGGCATGGTGCTCCAGGACACCTGGCTGTTCGGCGGCACGATCGCGGAGAACATCGCGTACGGGGCCTCGCGGGAGGTCACTCCGGGCGAGATCGAGGAGGCGGCCCGGGCGGCCCACGCGGACCGGTTCATCCGGACCCTCCCCGACGGCTACGACACCGTGATCGACGACGAGGGCAGCGGGGTGAGCGCGGGTGAGAAGCAGCTCATCACCATTGCCCGGGCGTTCCTTTCGGACCCGGTGATCCTGGTGCTGGACGAGGCGACGTCTTCGGTGGACACCCGTACGGAGGTCCTGATCCAGAAGGCGATGGCGAAACTGGCGCACGGCCGCACGTCGTTCGTCATCGCCCACCGCCTCTCGACGATCCGGGACGCGGACACGATCCTGGTGATGGAGAACGGCTCGATCGTCGAACAGGGCACCCACACCGACCTGTTGGAGGCGGACGGGGCCTACGCACGGCTGTACAAGGCGCAGTTCGCGCAGGCGGTGGCCGAGGTGGACTAG
- a CDS encoding ABC transporter ATP-binding protein, giving the protein MLIRLLRTYLRPYKKPITLLVLLQFLQTCATLYLPTLNADIIDNGVVNGDTGYILSFGALMIGISLAQVVCNIGAVFYGARTAAALGRDLRAAVFDRVQSFSAREVGQFGAPTLITRTTNDVQQVQMLALMTFTLLVSAPIMCVGGIVLALGLDVPLSGVLVAVVPTLGICVTLIVRRLRPLFRSMQVRLDTVNRVLREQITGNRVIRAFVRDTYEEDRFRRANSDLTEMSLKTGNLLALMFPVVMTTVNLSSIAVVWFGAHRIDSGGMQIGDLTAFLAYLMQIVMSVMMATFMFMMVPRAEVCAERVQEVLDTSSSVVPPLSPVRELRRHGHLEIRGAGFRYPGAEEPVLKAIDLVARPGEVTAVIGSTGSGKSTLLGLVPRLFDVTDGEVLVDGVAVAEIDPVLLAKTVGLVPQKPYLFAGTVATNLRYGNPDATDEELWHALAVAQAKDFVSGLENGLDSPIAQGGTNVSGGQRQRLAIARTLVQRPEIYLFDDSFSALDYATDAALRAALAEETSEATVVIVAQRVATIRDADRIVVLDEGRVVGTGTHRELMADNETYREIVLSQLTEAEAA; this is encoded by the coding sequence GTGCTCATACGACTTCTACGGACCTATCTCAGGCCCTACAAGAAACCCATCACCCTCCTGGTGCTGCTGCAGTTCCTGCAGACCTGCGCCACCCTCTACCTGCCCACGCTGAACGCGGACATCATCGACAACGGCGTGGTGAACGGCGACACCGGCTACATCCTGAGCTTCGGCGCTCTGATGATCGGCATCTCGCTGGCGCAGGTGGTGTGCAACATCGGGGCCGTGTTCTACGGGGCCCGGACCGCCGCCGCGCTCGGCCGGGACCTGCGGGCGGCGGTCTTCGACCGGGTGCAGTCGTTCTCGGCGCGCGAGGTCGGCCAGTTCGGTGCGCCCACGCTGATCACCCGTACGACCAATGACGTGCAGCAGGTCCAGATGCTGGCCCTGATGACGTTCACCCTGTTGGTGTCGGCGCCCATCATGTGCGTGGGCGGCATCGTGCTGGCGCTCGGCCTGGACGTACCGCTGTCCGGGGTGCTGGTGGCCGTGGTGCCGACGCTGGGCATCTGCGTGACGTTGATCGTACGGCGGCTGCGGCCCCTGTTCCGGTCCATGCAGGTGCGTCTCGACACGGTGAACCGGGTGCTGCGCGAGCAGATCACCGGCAACCGGGTCATCCGGGCGTTCGTGCGCGACACGTACGAGGAGGACCGTTTCCGGAGGGCGAACAGCGACCTGACGGAGATGTCCCTCAAGACCGGCAACCTGCTCGCGCTGATGTTCCCCGTGGTCATGACGACGGTGAACCTGTCCTCGATCGCGGTGGTGTGGTTCGGGGCGCACCGGATCGACAGCGGTGGGATGCAGATCGGTGATCTGACCGCGTTCCTCGCCTATCTGATGCAGATCGTCATGTCCGTGATGATGGCCACCTTCATGTTCATGATGGTGCCGCGCGCGGAGGTGTGCGCCGAGCGCGTCCAGGAGGTCCTCGACACCTCCTCCAGCGTGGTGCCTCCCCTGTCGCCCGTCCGCGAGCTGCGACGGCACGGGCATCTGGAGATCCGGGGCGCGGGCTTCCGCTACCCGGGCGCCGAGGAGCCGGTGCTCAAGGCGATCGACCTGGTGGCCCGGCCCGGCGAGGTGACCGCCGTGATCGGCTCGACCGGCAGCGGCAAGTCCACGCTGCTCGGGCTCGTCCCCCGGCTGTTCGACGTGACCGACGGCGAGGTGCTCGTCGACGGGGTGGCCGTCGCCGAGATCGACCCCGTGCTGCTGGCCAAGACCGTCGGGCTCGTGCCGCAGAAGCCGTATCTCTTCGCGGGCACGGTCGCCACGAACCTTCGCTACGGCAATCCCGACGCCACGGACGAGGAGCTGTGGCACGCGCTGGCGGTGGCGCAGGCCAAGGACTTCGTCTCCGGGCTGGAGAACGGCCTCGACTCCCCCATCGCGCAGGGCGGCACCAACGTCTCCGGTGGTCAGCGGCAGCGGCTCGCCATCGCGCGCACGCTCGTGCAGCGGCCGGAGATCTACCTCTTCGACGACTCCTTCTCCGCCCTCGACTACGCGACCGACGCGGCCCTTCGCGCGGCGCTCGCCGAGGAGACCTCGGAGGCGACCGTCGTGATCGTCGCGCAGCGGGTGGCCACCATCCGCGACGCCGACCGGATCGTCGTCCTCGACGAGGGCCGGGTCGTCGGCACCGGCACCCACCGCGAGCTGATGGCGGACAACGAGACCTACCGGGAGATCGTGCTCTCCCAGCTCACGGAAGCGGAGGCTGCCTGA